The Etheostoma spectabile isolate EspeVRDwgs_2016 chromosome 1, UIUC_Espe_1.0, whole genome shotgun sequence genome has a segment encoding these proteins:
- the LOC116689891 gene encoding semaphorin-7A isoform X1, with product MALLHLTVYLLLACLYSLTEAKSTQPRMTITEKETSIKRIPLPGHHAPVGIVPEREPDTVIAAGQTQLHQFHFQNNPQKSPERLSVLWTECIDKGPLQRQKANCNYNITVIHKKSEDNQVFLCGTNGKETVCCDMDLAKQPPRCLPSEKTDNIKKNIKEFVIKEGEPFALVESGDSDLFITYSGSQELVGICKFGKNRIIPRRSTKEQHYVGLVPIRREDNPMQSKVYAFYKEKNEDTGIYSEMWLPFVTRVCMEDRGGIKNSLQFSWTSQLNARLFCGDPDSRQHFSELVDVAPVHADQWQNTTVYALFRNEWGMSAVCVYTIQDIENIFTTSKFKGGDDQSQRPRQCVADSTKIPLEALRMIMMEVELDEWVRPVHDSSPLLFNHHSYTHICVDSSQNNHPAVLFLSLNNGGIHKVIQSKNQTFVIAEYRPFNHRAHILHMVLHPSTRKLYVNLGSELVQLDVANCAQYGNSCQDCVLARDPYCGWNGTHCTPDGKLQDVTRGDHSICVSTSKLQQLVPTVSRYSTDKTADEAKGSITLPPDSKYFLQCPMSSHHAQYTWCHTESNTSCSSMEQQCLFLIESMGPEQVGTYTCVSEEMGYSRVLAQYQIRLGSRAAGRSSSPLVWLCLMAVLIKSVAY from the exons aGACTTCAATAAAAAGGATACCTTTACCTGGACACCATGCACCTGTCGGGATTGTTCCGGAAAGAGAGCCCGACACTGTCATAGCTGCTGGACAAACGCAACTCCATCAATTCCACTTTCAAAATAATCCTCAGAAg TCTCCTGAGCGTCTAAGCGTGTTGTGGACAGAATGCATCGACAAAGGGCCTCTCCAAAGACAGAAAGCG AATTGCAACTATAACATCACTGTGATCCACAAAAAGTCAGAGGACAACCAGGTCTTTCTGTGTGGAACCAACGGCAAGGAAACAGTCTGCTGTGACATG GATTTAGCAAAGCAGCCACCCAGGTGCCTTCCCTctgaaaaaacagacaacataaaaaaaaacataaaagaattTGTCATAAAGGAAGGCGAACCGTTCGCCCTTGTTG AATCAGGAGATAGTGATCTCTTCATCACATACTCTGGATCTCAAGAGTTAGTCGGCATCTGCAAGTTTGGGAAAAACCGAATTATACCGCGACGATCTACTAAAG aGCAGCACTATGTGGGTTTGGTGCCCATCAGACGGGAAGACAACCCCATGCAGAGCAAAGTGTATGCCTTCTATAAGGAGAAAAACGAAGACACAGgcatttacagtgaaatgtGGCTTCCCTTTGTGACCCGGGTTTGCATG GAAGATCGTGGTGGTATCAAGAACAGTTTGCAGTTCAGCTGGACGTCCCAGCTGAATGCCAGGCTCTTCTGCGGAGACCCTGACAGCAGACAACACTTCTCTGAGCTGGTGGATGTGGCCCCTGTACATGCAGACCAGTGGCAAAATACCACGGTTTACGCACTCTTCAGAAATGAATG gggtatgagtgctgtgtgtgtctacaCGATACAAGATATTGAAAACATCTTCACAACCTCCAAATTTAAAGGCGGCGACGATCAGTCCCAGAGGCCTAGACAG TGTGTTGCAGACAGCACAAAGATTCCTTTAGAAGCTCTGAGGATGATCATGATGGAAGTTGAGCTGGACGAATGGGTCCGGCCCGTTCACGACTCCAGCCCACTTCTCTTTAATCACCACAGTTACACTCACATCTGCGTTGACAGTTCCCAGAACAATCACCCCGCCGTCCTGTTCCTGTCTCTAA ATAATGGAGGAATTCACAAGGTGATACAGAGTAAAAATCAGACGTTTGTCATCGCTGAGTACCGACCTTTCAACCACAGAGCCCACATCCTCCACATGGTCCTACACCCTTCCACT AGGAAGCTGTATGTGAACTTGGGAAGTGAACTGGTCCAACTGGATGTGGCAAACTGTGCCCAGTATGGAAACAGCTGTCAGGATTGTGTATTGGCCAGAGATCCCTACTGCGGCTGGAACGGCACCCACTGCACCCCTGA TGGCAAACTGCAGGATGTGACCCGAGGGGACCATTCCATTTGTGTGTCTACGTCAAAGCTCCAACAACTGGTACCAACAG TGTCAAGATATTCCACTGACAAAACTGCGGACGAGGCCAAGGGCAGCATCACACTTCCACCTGACTCCAAGTATTTCCTCCAGTGCCCGATGTCGTCCCATCACGCCCAGTATACCTGGTGTCACACTGAAAGCAACACATCCTGCAGTTCAATGGAGCAGCAGTGCCTTTTTCTTATTGAAAGCATGGGTCCCGAGCAGGTGGGAACTTACACATGTGTTTCAGAggagatgggctacagcagagTCCTGGCCCAGTACCAAATACGGCTGGGGAGCAGGGCGGCGGGCCGGTCATCAAGCCCACTGGTATGGCTCTGTCTAATGGCTGTTCTGATCAAGAGTGTGGCCTATTAG
- the LOC116689891 gene encoding semaphorin-7A isoform X2, which produces MALLHLTVYLLLACLYSLTEAKSTQPRMTITEKETSIKRIPLPGHHAPVGIVPEREPDTVIAAGQTQLHQFHFQNNPQKSPERLSVLWTECIDKGPLQRQKANCNYNITVIHKKSEDNQVFLCGTNGKETVCCDMDLAKQPPRCLPSEKTDNIKKNIKEFVIKEGEPFALVESGDSDLFITYSGSQELVGICKFGKNRIIPRRSTKEQHYVGLVPIRREDNPMQSKVYAFYKEKNEDTGIYSEMWLPFVTRVCMEDRGGIKNSLQFSWTSQLNARLFCGDPDSRQHFSELVDVAPVHADQWQNTTVYALFRNEWGMSAVCVYTIQDIENIFTTSKFKGGDDQSQRPRQCVADSTKIPLEALRMIMMEVELDEWVRPVHDSSPLLFNHHSYTHICVDSSQNNHPAVLFLSLNNGGIHKVIQSKNQTFVIAEYRPFNHRAHILHMVLHPSTRKLYVNLGSELVQLDVANCAQYGNSCQDCVLARDPYCGWNGTHCTPDGKLQDVTRGDHSICVSTSKLQQSGKRI; this is translated from the exons aGACTTCAATAAAAAGGATACCTTTACCTGGACACCATGCACCTGTCGGGATTGTTCCGGAAAGAGAGCCCGACACTGTCATAGCTGCTGGACAAACGCAACTCCATCAATTCCACTTTCAAAATAATCCTCAGAAg TCTCCTGAGCGTCTAAGCGTGTTGTGGACAGAATGCATCGACAAAGGGCCTCTCCAAAGACAGAAAGCG AATTGCAACTATAACATCACTGTGATCCACAAAAAGTCAGAGGACAACCAGGTCTTTCTGTGTGGAACCAACGGCAAGGAAACAGTCTGCTGTGACATG GATTTAGCAAAGCAGCCACCCAGGTGCCTTCCCTctgaaaaaacagacaacataaaaaaaaacataaaagaattTGTCATAAAGGAAGGCGAACCGTTCGCCCTTGTTG AATCAGGAGATAGTGATCTCTTCATCACATACTCTGGATCTCAAGAGTTAGTCGGCATCTGCAAGTTTGGGAAAAACCGAATTATACCGCGACGATCTACTAAAG aGCAGCACTATGTGGGTTTGGTGCCCATCAGACGGGAAGACAACCCCATGCAGAGCAAAGTGTATGCCTTCTATAAGGAGAAAAACGAAGACACAGgcatttacagtgaaatgtGGCTTCCCTTTGTGACCCGGGTTTGCATG GAAGATCGTGGTGGTATCAAGAACAGTTTGCAGTTCAGCTGGACGTCCCAGCTGAATGCCAGGCTCTTCTGCGGAGACCCTGACAGCAGACAACACTTCTCTGAGCTGGTGGATGTGGCCCCTGTACATGCAGACCAGTGGCAAAATACCACGGTTTACGCACTCTTCAGAAATGAATG gggtatgagtgctgtgtgtgtctacaCGATACAAGATATTGAAAACATCTTCACAACCTCCAAATTTAAAGGCGGCGACGATCAGTCCCAGAGGCCTAGACAG TGTGTTGCAGACAGCACAAAGATTCCTTTAGAAGCTCTGAGGATGATCATGATGGAAGTTGAGCTGGACGAATGGGTCCGGCCCGTTCACGACTCCAGCCCACTTCTCTTTAATCACCACAGTTACACTCACATCTGCGTTGACAGTTCCCAGAACAATCACCCCGCCGTCCTGTTCCTGTCTCTAA ATAATGGAGGAATTCACAAGGTGATACAGAGTAAAAATCAGACGTTTGTCATCGCTGAGTACCGACCTTTCAACCACAGAGCCCACATCCTCCACATGGTCCTACACCCTTCCACT AGGAAGCTGTATGTGAACTTGGGAAGTGAACTGGTCCAACTGGATGTGGCAAACTGTGCCCAGTATGGAAACAGCTGTCAGGATTGTGTATTGGCCAGAGATCCCTACTGCGGCTGGAACGGCACCCACTGCACCCCTGA TGGCAAACTGCAGGATGTGACCCGAGGGGACCATTCCATTTGTGTGTCTACGTCAAAGCTCCA GCAATCTGGGAAGCGCATTT AG